In one window of Onychomys torridus chromosome 7, mOncTor1.1, whole genome shotgun sequence DNA:
- the LOC118586909 gene encoding LOW QUALITY PROTEIN: cytoskeleton-associated protein 2-like (The sequence of the model RefSeq protein was modified relative to this genomic sequence to represent the inferred CDS: deleted 2 bases in 1 codon), whose protein sequence is MGHAVFGTRKRCPGMAVRNTLPVPWDLQLPPTKRDQPAFREQRKEKLKEYLLTRKTMFSYKQGNHISRDQKVKTAEDQAQEGRRVLKLKMEMADKENIGNTRNVTSSERHNLKDNIQAVQLSTRGDFQGQTMTSDQANHLKDNKKMQATAEKPRQDADVPKKRALGCYHGQVVQSKINSFRKLPSVQGENPAASKKLPATVSKAAKAQSVSADAISIRASHVTAATKCVNAKSVSTTSKNTLVPPPIRSLHSDTQGTAKQGLNRTPANVTVRKGPFKKESLQSEAVASVVDTRPQDRKRDKAPSRSVTSEDVARTNLSNTRLIEKSKNTDQRRYTIAGATVHRSVLPRETTEERKSRMTEWRTGKGRGLKRPPNLIAHQSEPKGPSENPVESFWTTMAEEDEQRLFTENI, encoded by the exons aTGGGTCATGCAG TTTTTGGGACCAGGAAACGCTGTCCAGGCATGGCTGTGAGGAACACCTTGCCGGTGCCCTGGGACCTGCAGCTGCCTCCGACCAAGAGAGACCAGCCGGCcttcagagaacaaagaaaagaaaaactcaaggaATATCTGTTAACACGAAAAACAATGTTTTCATACAAACAAGGAAATCATATATCCAGAGATCAGAAAGTGAAGACGGCTGAAGATCAGGCCCAAGAAGGGAGGAGAGTTCTGAAACTCAAAATGGAGATggctgataaagaaaatattggaaaCACAAGGAACGTAACCAGTTCAGAAAGACACAACCTGAAGGATAACATTCAAGCTGTGCAGTTATCAACTCGAGGTGATTTTCAAGGTCAGACAATGACATCAGACCAGGCAAATCACcttaaagacaataaaaagatGCAAGCAACAGCAGAAAAGCCCAGACAGGATGCCGACGTA CCAAAAAAACGAGCGCTTGGCTGTTATCATGGCCAGGTTGTTCAGTCCAAGATTAATTCATTTAGAAAGCTTCCGAGTGTCCAAGGCGAGAATCCTGCAGCAAGCAAGAAACTTCCTGCTACTGTGTCCAAAGCCGCAAAGGCTCAGTCTGTGTCTGCTGACGCCATCAGTATAAGAGCCTCACACGTGACTGCTGCCACCAAGTGTGTCAACGCTAAATCTGTGAGCACTACATCAAAGAACACACTTGTGCCACCGCCTATTAGAAGCCTCCACAGTGATACCCAGGGCACTGCGAAACAGGGCCTCAACAGAACCCCTGCCAATGTAACAGTCAGGAAAGggccttttaaaaaagaatctctaCAATCAGAAGCAGTTGCGTCTGTGGTTGATACCCGTCCTcaggacagaaaaagagacaAGGCACCATCAAGAAGCGTGACATCTGAAGATGTAGCCAGGACTAATTTGTCTAATACCAGACTGATAGAAAAGTCAAAAAATACTGACCAGCGCAGATACACAATAGCAGGAGCGACTGTTCATAGATCAGTTCTGCCCAGAGAAACTACAGAAGAGAGAAAATCTCGAATGACTGAGTGGAGAACTGGCAAAGGAAGAGGGCTAAAAAGGCCTCCGAATTTAATAGCTCATCAGTCTGAGCCCAAAGGACCAAGTGAAAACCCCGTCGAATCCTTTTGGACTACCATGGCAGAAGAAGATGAACAGAGActatttactgaaaatatttga